In Halobacteriovorax marinus SJ, the following proteins share a genomic window:
- a CDS encoding M28 family metallopeptidase translates to MKYLFLFFLQFSILGADHFVLRDYEKNIKNIGSIKSVIRKYKDDKLIKHLRDFVACCRPSRMVGTKSHAKASVWLVDRLKQIDPKANVVVDEFTPDIEYAKSVYREDFQKEVASNYPSTSPIYKKWNNFTNSMTSHLEKLRTVKGKNIIWEKKGSISPNEVIILGAHYDTISYDKENLVINFEAPQPGADNNASGVASLLSLIEILTEINTPKTVRVVFFDYQEFAFLGARAYVKKYKEDLKSDKFAGFVNLLMLGHDTKRNDKGNRSNNFKVYTRKESDPLHGLDLKLANKLIKAGDKSLSGMRFELDPNGFNRSDHVSFWEEGLAAVTFTQNWEEDPNPKNHTSNDFVETLNFRSLDNAFRFISASIIAWTYDII, encoded by the coding sequence ATGAAGTATTTATTTTTATTTTTTTTACAATTTAGTATTTTAGGCGCCGATCACTTTGTTCTTCGTGACTACGAAAAAAATATCAAGAATATAGGCTCTATTAAATCTGTAATACGAAAGTATAAAGACGATAAATTAATTAAGCACCTTCGCGACTTTGTCGCCTGTTGTAGACCATCGCGAATGGTTGGAACAAAATCTCATGCTAAGGCCTCAGTTTGGCTTGTTGATAGATTAAAGCAAATTGATCCCAAAGCGAATGTTGTGGTTGACGAATTTACACCAGATATAGAATACGCAAAGTCAGTTTACCGCGAAGACTTTCAAAAAGAAGTCGCCAGTAATTACCCAAGCACGTCTCCTATTTATAAGAAGTGGAATAACTTTACTAATTCAATGACTTCTCACCTAGAAAAACTTCGCACTGTGAAGGGTAAGAATATTATCTGGGAGAAGAAAGGCTCCATCTCTCCCAATGAGGTTATTATCCTAGGAGCTCACTACGATACGATTAGTTATGACAAAGAAAACTTAGTGATCAACTTTGAAGCCCCACAGCCAGGTGCTGATAATAACGCTTCAGGTGTAGCGTCTCTGCTTTCACTTATTGAAATCCTTACTGAGATCAATACTCCAAAAACAGTTAGAGTTGTTTTCTTTGACTATCAAGAATTTGCTTTCTTAGGAGCGCGTGCCTATGTGAAAAAGTATAAAGAAGATTTAAAGAGTGATAAATTCGCAGGCTTTGTTAATCTTCTCATGCTTGGTCACGATACTAAGAGAAATGATAAGGGCAATAGATCTAATAATTTTAAAGTCTATACTAGAAAGGAGAGCGACCCTCTCCATGGACTTGATCTAAAACTTGCCAATAAACTTATTAAAGCAGGCGATAAGTCTTTGTCGGGAATGCGATTTGAATTAGATCCAAACGGTTTTAATCGCAGTGATCACGTTAGCTTTTGGGAAGAGGGACTTGCGGCCGTGACTTTTACTCAAAACTGGGAAGAAGACCCTAATCCCAAGAATCATACTTCAAACGATTTTGTTGAGACCTTGAATTTTAGGAGCTTAGACAACGCATTTCGCTTTATAAGCGCCAGTATCATTGCTTGGACTTATGATATAATTTAA
- the mnmA gene encoding tRNA 2-thiouridine(34) synthase MnmA, whose protein sequence is MSTAKIPNQKKSNEETTVIVGMSGGVDSSVCAAVLKEQGYNVIGMFMKNWEEQDENGVCQSSKEYADVISVCEKLDIPYYSVDFVKEYRDNVFQHFLDEYEAGFTPNPDILCNREIKFKVFLNKALELGADYLATGHYCQNILIDGENHLVKGNDPGKDQTYFLYTMKKEKLEHVHFPIGHLPKTEVRKLAEKFDLSTKHKKDSTGICFIGERNFKNFLSNYIQIKPGKFETLSGEEVGEHSGSAYYTIGQRKGLGLGGPGAPWFVVGKDTKRNVVIVERGEDHPALFFDELWADEISWVSGEFKGELPLKCKAKIRYRQEDQDCTITKIEDGELHVQFDQAQRAVALRQSIVFYTQVQGHAVCLGGAMISRAGKSHYEQGQ, encoded by the coding sequence ATGAGTACAGCAAAAATACCAAATCAAAAGAAATCAAACGAAGAGACAACCGTTATTGTTGGGATGTCCGGGGGAGTTGACTCCTCTGTTTGCGCCGCTGTTCTTAAGGAACAAGGCTATAATGTGATTGGTATGTTCATGAAGAACTGGGAGGAACAAGATGAAAATGGTGTTTGCCAGTCCTCTAAAGAATACGCTGATGTTATCTCAGTTTGTGAAAAGTTAGATATTCCTTATTACTCTGTCGATTTCGTAAAAGAATATAGAGATAATGTATTTCAACACTTTCTTGATGAGTACGAAGCTGGATTTACTCCAAATCCAGATATTCTATGCAATAGAGAAATCAAGTTCAAAGTCTTCTTAAATAAGGCGTTGGAGCTTGGGGCCGATTACTTGGCCACTGGTCACTACTGTCAAAATATCCTAATTGATGGTGAGAATCACTTAGTGAAAGGCAATGATCCTGGAAAAGATCAGACTTACTTTCTCTACACCATGAAGAAAGAAAAACTAGAACACGTTCACTTTCCTATCGGTCATCTTCCAAAGACTGAAGTGAGAAAGCTGGCAGAGAAATTTGATCTCTCTACAAAGCACAAGAAAGACTCCACTGGAATCTGTTTTATTGGAGAGAGAAACTTTAAGAATTTTCTTTCAAATTATATTCAAATAAAGCCTGGAAAATTTGAAACTTTAAGCGGTGAAGAAGTTGGTGAGCACTCAGGTAGTGCATACTATACCATCGGACAAAGAAAAGGGCTTGGACTAGGTGGTCCGGGTGCTCCTTGGTTTGTTGTTGGTAAAGATACAAAGAGAAATGTAGTCATCGTTGAAAGAGGAGAGGATCATCCAGCGCTCTTTTTTGATGAATTATGGGCAGATGAAATTTCTTGGGTTAGTGGTGAATTTAAGGGAGAGTTACCTCTTAAGTGTAAGGCCAAAATTCGCTATCGCCAAGAAGATCAAGATTGTACCATCACAAAAATTGAAGATGGAGAACTACACGTTCAATTTGATCAGGCGCAAAGAGCTGTTGCCCTTAGACAGTCAATTGTCTTCTATACGCAAGTGCAAGGACACGCAGTCTGCTTAGGCGGGGCGATGATCTCTAGGGCCGGCAAGTCCCACTACGAACAAGGTCAATAA
- a CDS encoding MnmA/TRMU family protein, with product MLQGNQAKQQTILVGMDGGVESTVAAYLLKKQGLNVVGLGVVFHEYSYKSLSVWTPKSLENIKKICNQLEIPFYGTNINSLFYSRVLEPVVSTRLAAEQFEPVIAWNKILIETLIEKAKVVGATGIATGHKAKVFKNQKSGVYSLLVPADVANDETYGLSRLSQDELSKLIFPLAEIKQNEILKIANLLGITFAKDDIENKKRRKKSLFRTDFIEVVERFSAPTLRKEGRILSYRDGTTICEHDGVHLYHLNQEGIVGKKGFAVDKTLSVIRINPRQQDVIVDNIERYHYTHCRLMRFSHDPAMDLSKPLQCFVQTKSSGAKLPCKLYFKNNRAVVVEFEDEQEGVCPRGGYLVFYNRRAIGATVIGSGVVRSSGYFDDEEYRTYPKTRAEDDEFDEDEPKKKKIHLEF from the coding sequence ATGCTTCAAGGTAATCAAGCAAAGCAACAAACAATTCTCGTTGGTATGGATGGGGGAGTTGAATCCACTGTTGCAGCCTATTTACTTAAGAAACAAGGGCTCAATGTGGTTGGATTGGGCGTTGTTTTTCACGAATACTCCTATAAGAGTCTCTCTGTCTGGACTCCAAAGTCCCTAGAAAATATTAAAAAGATTTGTAATCAACTTGAAATTCCCTTCTACGGTACAAATATCAACTCCCTTTTCTATTCAAGAGTATTGGAGCCTGTTGTATCGACAAGGTTGGCGGCAGAACAATTTGAGCCAGTAATCGCTTGGAATAAGATTCTCATAGAAACTCTAATTGAAAAGGCCAAAGTTGTTGGAGCTACGGGTATTGCAACCGGACATAAAGCGAAGGTTTTTAAAAATCAAAAAAGTGGTGTTTATAGTCTTCTTGTTCCTGCAGATGTTGCTAATGATGAGACTTATGGACTAAGTCGACTCTCTCAAGATGAATTATCAAAGTTGATCTTTCCTTTGGCAGAAATAAAGCAAAATGAAATTTTAAAGATAGCAAATTTACTTGGGATAACTTTTGCTAAAGATGATATTGAAAATAAAAAGCGCAGAAAGAAGTCTCTGTTTCGAACAGACTTTATAGAAGTCGTTGAGCGCTTTAGTGCACCTACTCTTAGAAAAGAAGGGAGAATACTTAGCTACCGCGACGGCACTACTATTTGTGAGCACGATGGGGTTCACCTCTATCACCTCAATCAAGAGGGGATTGTTGGCAAGAAAGGTTTTGCTGTAGACAAGACTTTAAGTGTTATTAGAATTAATCCACGTCAACAAGATGTCATTGTAGATAATATCGAAAGATACCACTATACCCATTGCAGACTTATGCGTTTTTCTCACGATCCAGCAATGGATCTCTCTAAGCCATTGCAGTGCTTTGTTCAAACAAAGTCTTCAGGTGCGAAACTTCCTTGTAAACTCTACTTTAAAAATAATCGCGCCGTTGTTGTTGAGTTTGAAGATGAGCAAGAGGGAGTCTGTCCTCGTGGTGGATATCTTGTTTTTTATAATCGTAGGGCCATTGGGGCAACAGTTATTGGCTCAGGTGTTGTGAGAAGCTCAGGCTACTTTGATGATGAAGAGTATAGAACTTATCCTAAGACTAGGGCCGAGGATGATGAGTTTGATGAAGATGAACCAAAGAAGAAGAAAATCCATTTAGAGTTTTAA
- a CDS encoding M23 family metallopeptidase, translated as MLKLLIILLVSSGLVSCDQSPQRPIGTTNSSISPLRPANDSITIKKGEVKSGQGLFQALKSISIENVWALKLINQLRDEVEFSKIKVGDKLEATFKNEELIKFSFSQNPVETHTVTYDKKQDKWEYSLETLETFWRPRTLEGELRPDSTLEGDLIAEGLDRSVVNEVVNVLLCKVNFRMNARKGDRYKVLLSEQIFEQRVVGTKVLFTSYEGKRAGKHEAFFYEDQEKGSTYTAHYTENGQALINSGLRYPLSRLHIRSSYGWRTHPVTGRRAMHRGVDLRGRVGEKVHAVAAGKVVISSYNKYAGNKVGIRHKDGSTSYYYHLSKRGVKVGQWVRSHQVIGRVGATGRVTGAHLHFGFKRPNGRWMDPLNKRMIATPKLSGEKFSKLTFQIAMIRGTLADLEMSKQSKYLVARINDLNILPEREDKLAKLTNFITEL; from the coding sequence ATGCTAAAATTACTTATTATCCTATTGGTATCTAGTGGCCTAGTCAGTTGTGATCAAAGCCCACAAAGACCTATCGGTACAACAAATTCTTCTATCTCTCCACTTAGACCAGCTAATGACTCTATCACTATTAAAAAAGGTGAAGTTAAAAGTGGTCAAGGTCTCTTTCAGGCCCTTAAATCTATTTCTATTGAAAATGTTTGGGCGCTTAAGTTGATCAATCAACTTAGAGATGAAGTAGAGTTTTCTAAAATAAAAGTTGGAGATAAATTAGAGGCGACTTTTAAAAATGAAGAATTGATAAAATTCTCTTTTTCTCAAAATCCTGTAGAAACTCACACCGTAACTTATGATAAGAAGCAGGATAAGTGGGAATACTCACTAGAAACTTTAGAGACTTTCTGGAGACCTAGAACGCTTGAAGGAGAACTTAGACCTGATTCAACTCTTGAGGGAGATTTGATTGCAGAGGGACTGGATCGCTCAGTAGTTAATGAAGTGGTAAATGTTCTACTTTGTAAGGTGAACTTTAGAATGAATGCCCGAAAAGGAGATCGCTATAAAGTTCTTTTAAGCGAACAGATATTTGAACAAAGAGTTGTTGGTACAAAAGTTCTCTTCACTTCTTACGAAGGAAAGAGGGCCGGAAAACACGAGGCCTTCTTCTATGAAGATCAAGAAAAGGGTTCAACTTATACTGCTCACTACACTGAAAATGGACAGGCCTTAATTAACTCTGGACTGCGCTATCCTCTTTCTAGACTTCATATTCGTTCAAGTTATGGGTGGAGAACTCATCCTGTGACGGGAAGAAGGGCCATGCACAGAGGGGTCGATCTACGAGGCAGAGTTGGTGAGAAAGTTCATGCTGTAGCAGCAGGTAAGGTTGTCATTTCTAGTTATAATAAATATGCCGGAAATAAAGTCGGGATTCGTCATAAAGACGGCTCTACTTCATACTATTATCACCTCTCAAAGAGAGGAGTGAAAGTTGGACAATGGGTTCGCTCACATCAGGTTATTGGACGAGTCGGTGCAACGGGTAGAGTTACTGGTGCCCATTTACACTTTGGATTTAAAAGACCCAACGGACGTTGGATGGATCCTCTTAATAAGCGTATGATTGCCACACCAAAACTCAGTGGTGAGAAGTTTAGTAAACTTACCTTTCAAATTGCTATGATTCGTGGGACATTGGCCGACTTAGAAATGAGCAAGCAGTCTAAGTACTTAGTTGCTAGAATAAATGATCTCAATATCCTCCCTGAACGAGAGGATAAATTAGCAAAATTAACAAATTTTATAACAGAATTATAA
- a CDS encoding FKBP-type peptidyl-prolyl cis-trans isomerase has protein sequence MKVQNDHVIEINYTLKSDSGETIDTSDTGGPLFYLHGRQNIIPGLESALTGKEVNDKVSVRIEPKDAYGERVDQLIQKIEKAQFPNFDDMKVGQQLQVQTEDGHPLIVTIIEKSDDGLTLDGNHPLAGMNLNFDVEIKSVRVATENELSHGHVHGDGSSCEHNH, from the coding sequence ATGAAAGTACAAAATGATCACGTAATTGAAATTAATTACACACTTAAATCAGACTCAGGAGAGACAATTGATACTTCTGATACAGGGGGACCACTTTTCTATCTACACGGAAGACAAAATATTATTCCAGGACTAGAGAGTGCTCTTACAGGTAAAGAAGTAAACGACAAAGTTTCAGTAAGAATTGAACCAAAAGATGCTTACGGTGAAAGAGTTGATCAACTTATTCAAAAAATTGAGAAAGCTCAATTTCCAAACTTTGATGATATGAAAGTAGGACAACAACTTCAGGTTCAAACTGAAGACGGTCATCCACTAATTGTAACGATTATTGAAAAGAGTGATGATGGACTTACTCTTGACGGTAACCACCCACTTGCGGGAATGAACCTTAACTTTGATGTAGAAATCAAAAGTGTAAGAGTTGCCACAGAGAACGAGCTCTCACATGGACATGTTCATGGTGACGGTTCAAGCTGCGAACATAATCACTAA
- a CDS encoding thioredoxin domain-containing protein — MTQDTTYNRLSLEKSAYLLQHKDNLIHWYSYGPEAIQKAKDENKPIFLSVGYSTCHWCHVMSHESFDDQETADFMNENFINIKVDKEELPDIDNYYQQACHLFTQSGGWPLSAFLLPDMRPFFVGTYFPKKAVEGQTTFKDLTAELLRAFKEEKEQVETNATNVTEAIAKGLIPKDKVEYQGHFPPPAAIMDAVKQFADEENGGYGKAPKFPQFSFYEWAIEQMLEGMIQKDQGEHIIKSIEKMLMGGIYDHARGGIHRYATDESWLVPHFEKMIYDQAGLLRLLAKASVLYPSPIIFDGLIQTLDYLEAEMLGDNAHFLTAQDADAEGVEGLYHTFSLEEFEDALKNYEDESESLIENSETIKKWFGITKEGSFDKGLNVISLNYDLRSEFFTQDGWNTIRKVKKALQNERKNRIPPMTDNKGVASWNFMMVTALVDVMQYCQIDIIRQKASALFNTALEGLYKNFLVSKDDAGMKIKHSTTREQSLPYLEDYVNFAETQLRVYEITGNPVFKGNFADTLEFIHKEFIHEGEVLTRSKSSSDFELYPNQAVNSMDQSYKSSASTLIQITRRAAILFGDREYLDRVKDIQEDFIHESLKNPLSSAEALRALSYPDSAYRVVKLPTKWLENPQYINFMPYFLSRFVLDYIPGDEDKWEICNLSECEITGNGLEEFIETLRPTAQAEDEGDSAE, encoded by the coding sequence ATGACGCAAGACACTACATACAATAGACTCTCTTTAGAGAAATCTGCCTACCTACTTCAACACAAAGATAATCTCATTCACTGGTATAGCTATGGCCCAGAGGCGATCCAAAAGGCCAAGGATGAGAATAAGCCGATCTTTCTATCTGTAGGCTACTCAACATGTCACTGGTGTCATGTCATGTCTCACGAGTCTTTTGACGATCAAGAGACTGCTGACTTTATGAATGAAAACTTCATTAATATAAAAGTAGATAAAGAAGAACTTCCCGATATTGATAATTACTATCAACAGGCCTGTCACCTCTTTACACAGAGTGGAGGATGGCCTCTATCAGCATTTCTTCTCCCTGATATGAGACCTTTCTTTGTTGGGACATACTTTCCAAAGAAAGCAGTTGAGGGGCAGACTACTTTTAAAGATCTCACAGCAGAACTACTAAGGGCCTTCAAAGAAGAGAAAGAGCAAGTAGAAACTAATGCTACAAATGTTACTGAGGCCATAGCCAAGGGATTAATCCCAAAAGATAAGGTTGAATACCAAGGTCACTTCCCACCTCCGGCCGCTATTATGGATGCCGTTAAGCAATTTGCAGACGAAGAAAATGGTGGTTATGGAAAGGCCCCAAAATTCCCACAATTCTCATTCTATGAGTGGGCCATTGAGCAAATGCTTGAAGGGATGATTCAAAAAGATCAAGGTGAGCATATAATTAAGTCAATTGAGAAAATGCTTATGGGCGGAATTTATGATCATGCCCGCGGTGGAATTCACCGCTACGCTACAGACGAGTCTTGGCTTGTTCCTCACTTTGAAAAAATGATTTACGATCAAGCAGGTCTCTTAAGACTATTGGCCAAGGCAAGTGTTCTCTATCCTTCTCCAATAATTTTCGATGGACTGATTCAAACACTGGACTATCTTGAAGCAGAGATGCTGGGAGATAATGCTCACTTTCTCACAGCTCAAGATGCCGATGCAGAAGGGGTTGAGGGGCTCTATCATACTTTCTCATTAGAAGAGTTTGAAGATGCGCTAAAGAATTACGAAGACGAGAGTGAATCTTTAATTGAAAATAGTGAAACGATTAAGAAGTGGTTTGGCATTACAAAAGAAGGAAGCTTCGACAAAGGACTCAATGTTATTTCTCTAAATTATGATCTGCGCTCAGAGTTCTTTACTCAAGATGGATGGAATACTATTAGAAAAGTTAAGAAGGCCCTACAGAATGAGAGAAAGAATCGAATTCCTCCTATGACAGATAATAAGGGTGTTGCCAGCTGGAACTTTATGATGGTTACGGCCCTTGTAGATGTTATGCAATATTGCCAAATTGATATCATTAGACAAAAGGCTTCGGCCCTCTTTAACACGGCCCTAGAAGGTCTTTATAAGAACTTCCTAGTCTCTAAAGACGACGCCGGTATGAAGATTAAGCACTCAACAACAAGAGAGCAGAGCCTTCCTTACCTAGAAGACTATGTAAACTTTGCGGAGACACAACTTCGCGTCTACGAAATTACTGGTAATCCTGTTTTCAAAGGAAACTTTGCAGACACGCTTGAATTTATTCATAAAGAATTTATTCACGAAGGTGAAGTCTTAACCAGATCAAAGTCTAGTAGTGACTTTGAACTCTACCCTAACCAAGCCGTCAACTCTATGGACCAATCATATAAGTCTAGCGCCTCTACTCTTATTCAAATCACAAGAAGAGCTGCAATTCTCTTTGGAGATAGAGAGTACTTAGATAGAGTGAAAGATATTCAAGAAGACTTTATTCACGAATCATTGAAAAATCCACTCAGTAGTGCCGAGGCCCTTAGAGCTCTAAGTTACCCTGATAGTGCTTACAGAGTTGTTAAACTTCCGACAAAGTGGCTTGAGAATCCACAGTATATTAACTTCATGCCATACTTTCTAAGCCGCTTCGTCTTAGACTACATTCCTGGAGATGAAGATAAGTGGGAGATCTGTAACCTCAGCGAATGTGAGATTACTGGTAATGGTTTAGAAGAGTTTATCGAAACTCTAAGACCAACTGCTCAAGCTGAAGATGAGGGTGATAGTGCAGAGTAG
- a CDS encoding CoA transferase encodes MQSRPLENITILDFGHRLPAPLAGQILCSLGAKVIKVEDQVFKDPFCAGAFADFDPSFKQWYEQLNKNKEILRLDFKGPNIREEILELLNSADALINGLPLKIQEGLGIDEASLRKLDRPIAAIDLKASKNSKSSMHDLNALAISGVLALHVQDRSEDIVSPPFLPFAGINFGHKVATDLLALLLKVRSENATQCGVTYLLESTQEVYNIFWPKELRSKRKKFLHNGRYPCYSLYRTKDDQYVALAAVEEKFWLEFCEVFKLNIAKEERFRFEDDRVFNELSTCFKSYDATQLSKIAERHDFCLSLI; translated from the coding sequence GTGCAGAGTAGGCCACTTGAAAATATCACAATTCTCGACTTCGGTCATCGCTTGCCCGCTCCACTAGCGGGCCAGATTCTTTGCTCACTTGGTGCAAAAGTTATTAAAGTTGAAGACCAAGTATTTAAAGATCCTTTTTGCGCGGGCGCATTTGCAGACTTCGACCCCTCTTTTAAACAGTGGTACGAACAATTAAATAAGAATAAGGAAATCCTAAGGCTCGATTTCAAAGGGCCTAATATAAGAGAAGAGATTCTAGAGCTTTTAAATAGTGCCGACGCTCTAATTAATGGACTTCCACTTAAAATTCAAGAGGGCTTAGGTATTGATGAGGCCTCTCTAAGAAAATTAGATAGGCCAATAGCGGCGATTGATCTAAAGGCCTCTAAGAATTCTAAAAGCTCAATGCACGACCTCAATGCTTTGGCCATTAGTGGCGTGCTCGCCCTACACGTTCAAGATAGAAGTGAAGATATTGTCTCCCCTCCGTTTCTCCCATTTGCGGGAATAAATTTTGGACATAAAGTCGCCACTGATCTCTTGGCCTTACTACTTAAGGTAAGAAGCGAGAACGCAACTCAATGTGGCGTTACTTATCTTCTAGAGAGTACCCAAGAAGTCTACAATATCTTTTGGCCTAAAGAGCTGCGCTCAAAGAGAAAGAAGTTTCTTCACAATGGTCGCTACCCTTGTTACTCACTTTATAGAACTAAGGACGATCAATACGTTGCTCTAGCTGCAGTGGAAGAAAAGTTTTGGCTAGAGTTCTGTGAAGTCTTCAAGTTGAATATTGCAAAAGAAGAGCGCTTTAGATTTGAAGATGACCGTGTCTTTAATGAGCTCAGCACTTGTTTCAAGAGCTATGATGCAACTCAACTCTCCAAGATTGCCGAGCGTCACGACTTTTGTCTATCTTTAATTTAA
- a CDS encoding alkaline phosphatase, whose protein sequence is MSKNLFTLLCLTLLLSCNKQNKDVSKGDYYQRNGKVKNVIFVIGDGMGPQQLSMLQLFAKHAKKDYFDNRVTNLEKLMAQGNLASVMTNPGKHLVVDSSCSATQYSTGEYSLPEVVGLDYNGESSKTILELAKEKGLRTGLVSDTRLTHATPASYAAHNISRNDENAIAKEMIETGADVMLSGGLRYFIPKNAQEDVELRNLVPKHISLKSKRVDNLNLLEVASNKNYQLVFDKSSLLKSERGKLLGLFENSSMPDGIWNTTNKDKADRVIPTLSEMAKVALKNLEGSKEGFFLMIEPGQIDWAGHRNDTGLLLHEMLRADDLFGVLNEWMKGREDTLLVVTADHETGGFGFSYSGYNVLTPLKVSGEKFNGNDYRANYNYGDFDTLDTLYLQSKSTMELMLEVSKWKEEKRTTENLKKFFSSHMKYEFSDEDIAMLMKSSKNQFYRPDHKNLKLKEVPHIEDFAAFYTYGNIVRSNIFARVLAHKQSAVWATGSHTSTPVTMITVGPKSLTSEFGGLLHSTQVGRKTIEALGLKKEYKTKIK, encoded by the coding sequence ATGTCAAAAAATCTCTTTACTCTTCTGTGTCTAACACTCTTACTCTCTTGTAATAAACAAAATAAAGACGTTTCAAAAGGCGACTACTACCAAAGAAATGGGAAAGTAAAGAATGTCATTTTTGTAATTGGAGATGGTATGGGGCCACAGCAATTATCTATGCTACAGCTCTTTGCCAAACATGCTAAGAAAGACTACTTTGACAATAGAGTTACCAATTTAGAAAAACTTATGGCCCAAGGAAATCTGGCCTCAGTTATGACAAATCCAGGTAAGCACTTAGTAGTGGACTCCTCTTGCTCGGCCACTCAATACTCTACCGGTGAATACTCACTTCCAGAGGTTGTTGGACTTGATTATAACGGAGAGAGCTCAAAGACAATCTTAGAGTTAGCTAAAGAAAAGGGACTAAGAACAGGTCTAGTTTCCGATACAAGACTCACCCATGCGACTCCCGCCTCTTATGCTGCTCATAATATTTCTAGAAATGATGAAAACGCCATTGCTAAAGAGATGATTGAAACAGGTGCAGACGTTATGCTCTCTGGGGGCCTAAGATACTTTATCCCAAAGAATGCTCAGGAAGATGTTGAACTCAGAAATCTTGTTCCAAAGCATATTTCTCTCAAATCAAAACGTGTTGATAATCTCAACCTTTTAGAAGTGGCCAGCAATAAGAATTATCAACTTGTTTTTGATAAGTCTTCGCTCTTAAAAAGTGAGAGAGGAAAGCTTCTAGGCCTCTTTGAAAATTCCTCTATGCCAGACGGTATCTGGAACACCACTAATAAAGATAAGGCCGATAGAGTTATCCCTACTCTTAGTGAAATGGCGAAAGTTGCCCTTAAGAATCTAGAAGGTTCTAAAGAAGGCTTCTTCCTAATGATTGAACCTGGACAGATTGATTGGGCAGGTCATAGAAATGATACAGGACTCCTCTTACATGAAATGTTACGCGCAGATGATCTCTTTGGTGTACTCAACGAGTGGATGAAAGGTAGAGAGGACACTCTTCTTGTCGTGACAGCAGATCATGAGACAGGAGGATTTGGTTTTAGTTATAGTGGTTACAATGTTCTAACTCCGCTAAAAGTTAGTGGAGAGAAATTTAATGGCAATGACTACAGGGCCAATTATAATTATGGAGACTTTGATACACTAGACACACTCTACCTACAGTCTAAGTCGACTATGGAGTTAATGCTTGAGGTGAGCAAGTGGAAAGAAGAGAAGAGAACAACTGAGAATCTAAAAAAATTCTTCTCCTCTCATATGAAGTATGAATTCTCAGATGAAGACATTGCTATGTTGATGAAAAGCTCTAAGAATCAATTCTATAGACCTGATCACAAGAATCTAAAACTAAAAGAAGTTCCTCATATTGAAGACTTTGCGGCCTTCTACACTTATGGAAATATCGTAAGATCAAATATATTTGCTAGAGTACTTGCTCATAAGCAAAGTGCTGTATGGGCAACAGGCTCACACACATCGACACCAGTAACAATGATCACTGTTGGTCCTAAGAGTTTAACAAGTGAATTTGGAGGGCTTCTTCACTCAACGCAAGTTGGAAGAAAGACTATTGAGGCCCTCGGACTTAAGAAGGAATATAAGACGAAGATTAAATAA